One segment of Propionispora hippei DSM 15287 DNA contains the following:
- a CDS encoding bacteriohemerythrin: MPFIEWNEEMVFQIDDIDAHHEKLVDLINTLYERVFECENLEQERELTGHILRELRDYAVYHFSAEEELLIKCNYPAYREHKREHDQFVSRVGELSEEYSRGEPVLSFPTFMFLKNWLVDHILRKDSDYVAYVKTDTVL, from the coding sequence GATGATATTGACGCTCATCACGAAAAGCTGGTTGATCTAATCAATACTCTGTATGAGCGGGTTTTTGAATGCGAGAATCTTGAACAGGAACGGGAACTGACAGGCCATATTTTACGGGAGCTAAGAGATTACGCTGTGTACCATTTTTCGGCGGAAGAGGAATTGTTGATAAAATGTAATTACCCGGCATACCGGGAACATAAGCGGGAGCATGATCAGTTCGTTTCCCGGGTGGGCGAGCTTTCTGAAGAATATTCCAGAGGCGAGCCGGTCCTTTCCTTTCCAACGTTTATGTTCCTCAAGAATTGGTTGGTCGATCATATATTGCGCAAAGATAGTGATTATGTCGCCTATGTAAAAACGGACACTGTGCTTTGA